The proteins below come from a single Cricetulus griseus strain 17A/GY chromosome 6, alternate assembly CriGri-PICRH-1.0, whole genome shotgun sequence genomic window:
- the Lin7b gene encoding protein lin-7 homolog B — protein MWAGSRVAPPCWHRVGGASLCTSSSLAPGRVVRVGRDMAALVEPLGLERGKRSRGRSWWAGRDLRSVGVGGSGAERPKNTPSGVGGSGDPLAVSKRFQPDLGRPSCCPRVPSWSPLHSADVSRAVELLERLQRSGELPPQKLQALQRVLQSRFCSAIREVYEQLYDTLDITGSAEVRAHATAKATVAAFTASEGHAHPRVVELPKTDEGLGFNIMGGKEQNSPIYISRVIPGGVADRHGGLKRGDQLLSVNGVSVEGEHHEKAVELLKAAQGSVKLVVRYTPRVLEEMEARFEKMRSARRRQQHHSYTSLESRG, from the exons ATGTGGGCAGGGTCTCGCGTTGCACCTCCTTGCTGGCACCGGGTGGGCGGGGCCTCGCTCTGCACCTCCTCCTCGCTGGCGCCTGGGCGGGTGGTTCGTGTTGGCCGCGATATGGCTGCGCTGGTGGAACCGCTGGGTCTGGAGCGGGGTAAGCGCTCCCGTGGCAGG TCATGGTGGGCGGGGCGCGACCTGCGGTCTGTGGGCGTGGGAGGGTCTGGGGCGGAGCGCCCCAAGAACACCCCGTCTGGGGTTGGGGGTTCAGGGGACCCGCTGGCCGTGTCGAAACGCTTCCAGCCTGACCTCGGTCGCCCTTCCTGCTGCCCTCGCGTGCCTTCGTGGTCCCCACTGCATTCTGCAGACGTGTCCCGGGCCGTGGAGCTGCTGGAGCGGCTGCAGCGCAGTGGAGAGCTGCCCCCGCAGAAGCTGCAGGCCCTGCAGCGGGTCCTGCAGAGTCGCTTCTGTTCTGCCATCCGCGAG GTGTACGAGCAGCTCTATGACACGCTGGACATCACTGGCAGTGCCGAGGTGCGGGCTCACGCCACAGCTAAG GCCACAGTGGCTGCCTTCACAGCCAGTGAGGGACATGCACATCCCAGGGTCGTGGAACTACCAAAAACTGATGAGGGTTTGGGCTTCAACATCATGGGTGGTAAAGAGCAGAACTCACCCATCTATATCTCTCGAGTCATCCCTGGAGGTGTGGCAGATCGCCATGGCGGCCTCAAGAGGGGAGACCAGCTGCTGTCTGTGAATGGTGTG AGTGTGGAGGGCGAACACCACGAAAAGGCAGTGGAACTCCTGAAGGCCGCCCAGGGCTCAGTGAAACTGGTGGTTCGATATACCCCTCGGGTGCTGGAGGAGATGGAAGCCCGCTTTGAGAAGATGCGATCTGCCCGTCGGCGCCAGCAGCACCACAGCTACAC GTCCTT